A stretch of Aedes aegypti strain LVP_AGWG chromosome 2, AaegL5.0 Primary Assembly, whole genome shotgun sequence DNA encodes these proteins:
- the LOC5573492 gene encoding translocation protein SEC62, which translates to MADKRRPKKRKDEYTGPGGADQELDKATKEEYKVAKWLKSNVPTKKTKFLNHNVEYFSAVRAVDALMASKFAQGDNCMFPHRQAVLDFMDEMLHHKFFHRAKKVPVSEQELRGKSKKSDKEPEKEKPKKDEKTTDGGESSHAEGGKGDKASADKEKRKRKIRLEMHPEQLFVDGHEAYVWLYDPIPMHYWIFGALLVVGAIVICLFPLWPPMLRKGVYYLSIAAAGFLVFILGLAVLRFVLFCIVWILTGGKHHFWLLPNLTEDVGFFASFWPLYDHEYKDGSSEKDKNKKNKKRKRDKDSDAEDEGTAAVNVPQKIEETAEPDAEQKKQESELRHRGKGKTAVAAEKVEETTNASDGHEDDEENGVDEKHSPSESESESSQRSSTGKDFEMLDHEEVEGS; encoded by the exons GAATACACTGGTCCAGGCGGTGCCGACCAGGAACTCGACAAAGCCACCAAAGAAGAGTACAAGGTGGCAAAATGGCTCAAATCGAATGTGCCGACCAAAAAGACCAAATTTCTGAACCACAATGTGGAATATTTCTCAGCGGTGCGGGCCGTCGATGCCCTGATGGCTTCAAAGTTCGCCCAGGGTGACAATTGCATGTTTCCCCACCGCCAGGCGGTACTCGATTTCATGGACGAAATGCTGCACCACAAGTTTTTCCATCGCGCCAAAAAGGTTCCGGTGAGCGAACAGGAATTGCGCGGTAAAAGCAAGAAATCCGACAAGGAACCCGAGAAGGAAAAGCCCAAAAAGGACGAAAAAACAACCGATGGCGGCGAAAGTAGCCACGCTGAAGGTGGAAAAGGAGATAAGGCTTCTGCGGACAAAGAAAAGCGCAAACGCAAGATTCGGTTGGAAATGCATCCGGAACAGTTGTTCGTCGATGGCCACGAAGCTTACGTCTGGTTGTATGATCCTATTCCAATGCACTACTGGATCTTTGGTGCCCTGTTGGTCGTCGGAGCTATCGTCATATGTCTGTTCCCACTGTGGCCACCTATGCTACGAAAGGGTGTCTACTATCTCAGTATAGCGGCTGCCGGCTTTTTGGTGTTTATTCTAGGATTGGCAGTGTTGCGATTTGTCCTTTTCTGTATTGTGTGGATTCTCACCGGAGGCAAACATCATTTCTGGCTCTTGCCGAATTTGACCGAAGACGTTGGATTCTTCGCCTCATTCTGGCCATTGTATGAT CATGAATACAAAGACGGAAGCTCCGAGAAGGACAAgaacaaaaagaataaaaaacgaAAGCGCGACAAAGATAGCGATGCCGAAGACGAAGGCACGGCTGCGGTAAATGTTCCGCAGAAGATAGAGGAAACTGCGGAACCTGATGCCGAACAGAAGAAACAGGAATCCGAATTGCGACACCGAGGAAAGGGCAAAACGGCTGTCGCTGCTGAAAAGGTGGAAGAAACAACAAATGCCAGCGATGGACATGAGGACGACGAGGAAAACGGTGTTGATGAAAAACA CTCACCATCAGAAAGTGAATCGGAGAGTTCACAACGGTCCTCAACTGGGAAAGATTTCGAAATGTTGGACCATGAAGAGGTAGAAGGATCGTAA